The proteins below are encoded in one region of Caldisericia bacterium:
- a CDS encoding FAD:protein FMN transferase, with translation MVTKKGLYLGTFLTFSIDSAHSYVYSKVSKILNNIDRKFSRFNKESIVYRINNKKGEWVKVDKEFIDVLKFSIHMNEISYGAFDPILGEVESAWGFYDGNYRVPSEEELKELRNGTNIKNIMIDEERERVKIIDGELDFGGLVKGYALDLIKNLLEKEKVKRCVVNLGGNILVFGDKNEGFKIGIRHPRESGIIEKIRIFSGTVATSGDYENYFIKDGVRYHHIIDPSTLKPAKSGVIEVTVISEDGMLGDALSTTLFVLGIEKGEEFLKGKYPQVKAIIVDEGLNKHFINGAMDLTVP, from the coding sequence ATGGTTACAAAGAAGGGACTGTATCTTGGCACATTTCTTACATTCTCCATTGATTCAGCACATTCTTATGTGTACAGCAAAGTTTCTAAAATTCTTAATAACATAGATAGGAAGTTTAGTAGATTTAATAAAGAATCTATTGTTTACAGAATAAACAATAAAAAGGGAGAATGGGTTAAAGTTGATAAGGAGTTTATAGATGTACTTAAATTCTCCATTCACATGAATGAAATTTCTTATGGAGCTTTCGATCCAATTCTTGGCGAGGTGGAGAGTGCATGGGGATTCTACGATGGAAACTATAGAGTTCCATCTGAGGAAGAGTTGAAAGAGTTAAGGAATGGAACTAATATAAAAAATATTATGATAGACGAAGAGAGAGAAAGAGTAAAGATAATAGATGGAGAACTTGATTTTGGAGGACTTGTTAAAGGGTATGCTTTAGATTTAATCAAAAATCTACTTGAAAAGGAGAAAGTTAAAAGGTGTGTGGTGAATCTTGGTGGAAACATACTCGTTTTTGGAGATAAAAATGAGGGATTTAAAATTGGAATAAGACACCCAAGAGAGAGTGGCATTATTGAAAAGATAAGGATTTTTAGTGGTACTGTTGCCACCTCTGGAGACTATGAAAACTACTTCATAAAGGATGGGGTAAGGTATCACCACATAATAGATCCCTCTACATTGAAACCAGCAAAGAGTGGAGTTATTGAGGTAACTGTGATAAGCGAAGATGGAATGCTGGGGGATGCTCTATCAACAACTCTATTTGTGTTGGGTATAGAAAAGGGAGAGGAGTTTCTTAAAGGAAAATACCCACAGGTTAAAGCAATTATTGTTGATGAGGGGTTGAACAAACATTTCATCAATGGAGCAATGGATCTTACTGTGCCGTGA
- a CDS encoding PEGA domain-containing protein, giving the protein MKKTILILAIITLISLFLISCGSGKGKLHVESFPDKSDVYIDGVKVGVTTLDISVDVGEHTVEVKREGYKTWKKTIQIRRGKETDIIANLEKALGFIEVETNPEGAEVFVDGESRGFTPVKIDGLTIGKHKILIKKSGYKSIEREVEVKEEGVSISEVLEEGFGDIIITSRPKRAKVIFDGEEKGETPLSINDVPLGKHWVTLKKLGYEELTKAISVNMGINKYEFELVEINHTLVIYSEPEGAKVYLNDTLKGITPLEIRNLVPEKTYKLKLELEGYLPYITEIKMPKDGSIFLPTVKLMKLNP; this is encoded by the coding sequence ATGAAAAAAACAATTTTAATTTTAGCCATCATAACTTTGATTTCACTCTTTCTCATCTCTTGTGGTTCTGGAAAAGGTAAACTGCATGTGGAGTCTTTCCCTGACAAATCAGATGTTTACATAGATGGAGTTAAGGTTGGAGTTACCACATTAGATATAAGTGTAGATGTGGGAGAACACACTGTAGAGGTTAAAAGAGAGGGATACAAAACATGGAAAAAAACCATACAGATAAGGAGAGGAAAGGAAACAGACATTATCGCAAATCTCGAAAAAGCCCTTGGTTTTATAGAGGTAGAGACAAATCCAGAAGGAGCAGAGGTCTTTGTGGATGGAGAAAGTAGGGGATTTACTCCTGTTAAAATAGATGGTTTAACCATAGGAAAACACAAAATCCTGATTAAAAAAAGTGGATACAAAAGTATTGAGAGAGAGGTTGAAGTTAAAGAGGAGGGTGTGTCTATAAGTGAGGTGCTGGAGGAAGGTTTTGGGGATATAATTATAACATCAAGACCAAAAAGAGCAAAAGTGATCTTTGATGGAGAAGAGAAAGGAGAGACCCCACTTTCAATAAATGATGTTCCCTTAGGAAAGCATTGGGTAACACTTAAAAAATTAGGTTATGAAGAATTGACAAAGGCAATAAGTGTAAATATGGGAATAAATAAGTATGAATTTGAACTTGTTGAGATAAACCACACATTGGTTATATACAGTGAACCAGAGGGAGCAAAGGTTTACCTAAATGATACTTTAAAAGGTATAACGCCACTTGAGATAAGAAACCTTGTGCCAGAAAAAACTTATAAATTAAAGTTGGAGCTTGAAGGATACTTACCTTATATTACAGAGATAAAGATGCCTAAGGATGGTTCAATTTTTCTTCCTACAGTGAAACTAATGAAATTAAACCCGTGA
- a CDS encoding Hsp20/alpha crystallin family protein, producing MGMALRRWEPWDFDVFPEIESLHEEIDRLFTDFLSPRRRRGKEPMIWQPRVDLYETENDVILKAELPGIDKKDLEVTVTEDSVHIKGEKKEETEVKKENYYRKEISFGRFERIIPLPIEVEPDKANAKFDKGILEIKIPKKEEAKKKVKKIEL from the coding sequence ATGGGTATGGCACTCAGAAGATGGGAACCATGGGACTTTGATGTCTTTCCTGAAATAGAATCACTTCATGAGGAGATAGACAGACTCTTTACTGATTTCCTCTCTCCAAGAAGAAGGAGAGGGAAAGAACCCATGATTTGGCAACCAAGAGTGGACTTATATGAAACTGAGAATGATGTAATACTTAAAGCAGAACTTCCTGGTATAGATAAGAAGGATCTTGAAGTTACAGTAACTGAGGATAGTGTTCATATTAAAGGAGAAAAGAAAGAAGAAACTGAAGTAAAAAAGGAGAATTACTATAGAAAAGAGATATCATTTGGAAGGTTTGAAAGGATTATACCGCTTCCTATAGAGGTAGAACCAGACAAGGCAAATGCTAAATTTGACAAGGGTATTCTTGAAATAAAGATTCCAAAGAAGGAAGAGGCAAAGAAAAAGGTTAAAAAGATTGAACTTTAG
- the maf gene encoding septum formation protein Maf: MRKNLLPGKIVLVSSSPRRREILSLFFKVEVVRPCVEEVICENPLDMVIKNSKIKALSIRGRDGVIVSGDTVVVYKGKILGKPKNRLDAEEVLSLLSGKWHEVYSGFFFTVSGKTGEGFSKTYVKFKDLRKSEIIEYIETGEPMDKAGAYAIQGKGSVFIEKIEGCYFTVVGFPVVKFIKRLKEVLIENS, translated from the coding sequence ATGAGGAAAAACTTACTCCCTGGTAAAATAGTGCTTGTCTCATCTTCTCCAAGAAGAAGGGAAATTCTATCCCTCTTCTTTAAAGTTGAAGTTGTAAGACCCTGTGTAGAGGAAGTAATATGTGAAAATCCACTGGACATGGTGATAAAAAATTCAAAAATTAAAGCTCTATCCATCAGAGGGAGAGATGGAGTTATTGTATCTGGAGATACAGTAGTGGTTTACAAAGGGAAAATACTTGGAAAACCTAAAAATAGGTTAGATGCAGAAGAAGTGCTCTCTCTTCTCTCTGGAAAATGGCACGAGGTGTATTCAGGTTTTTTCTTCACAGTCTCTGGAAAAACTGGAGAAGGTTTTTCTAAGACATATGTTAAGTTTAAAGATTTGAGAAAAAGTGAGATAATAGAATATATAGAGACAGGTGAACCAATGGATAAAGCTGGTGCCTACGCTATTCAAGGGAAAGGGTCAGTTTTTATTGAGAAGATTGAGGGCTGCTATTTTACAGTGGTTGGATTTCCTGTGGTAAAATTTATAAAGAGATTAAAGGAGGTTCTAATTGAGAATTCCTAA
- a CDS encoding acyl carrier protein: MDRNEIREKIIDILINGVHVNRRRLEGKENPDFIKDLEMDSLSLLELVERVEKEFNIEIEDEELETLSDMESVVNFIETKIKK; the protein is encoded by the coding sequence ATGGACAGAAATGAGATCAGAGAAAAGATAATTGACATTCTTATAAATGGAGTTCATGTTAATAGAAGAAGACTTGAGGGAAAGGAAAACCCTGATTTTATAAAGGACCTTGAGATGGACTCATTGAGCCTCCTTGAACTTGTTGAAAGGGTGGAGAAGGAGTTTAATATAGAGATTGAGGATGAGGAATTAGAAACCCTCTCAGATATGGAGAGTGTGGTCAATTTTATTGAAACAAAAATAAAAAAATAG
- a CDS encoding NusG domain II-containing protein, with amino-acid sequence MKPYDRILLILIIILLLISVVLFLNKKEGEFLFIKTDSGIKRYPLNQETIITVKGRIGEAKIEIKDGKARFLHSPCKKKICEKRGWISKEGEYAICIPNGVFIWIGGDDLDAISE; translated from the coding sequence GTGAAGCCATACGATAGGATTTTATTAATATTAATTATCATTTTACTTTTAATCTCCGTTGTTTTATTCTTAAATAAAAAAGAGGGAGAATTTCTATTTATAAAAACAGACTCTGGAATTAAAAGGTATCCCCTAAATCAGGAGACTATTATAACTGTAAAGGGAAGAATAGGAGAAGCCAAGATAGAAATTAAAGATGGGAAAGCGAGGTTTCTTCATTCTCCGTGTAAGAAAAAGATATGTGAAAAGAGGGGATGGATCTCAAAGGAGGGAGAGTATGCAATATGCATTCCAAATGGAGTTTTTATATGGATTGGAGGAGATGATTTAGATGCAATCTCAGAATAG
- a CDS encoding Gx transporter family protein, whose product MQSQNRIRKLTILSLVLASGIALNLVEPPFLFFLAPGIKIGFSNIATLFALYYFGGVEAILIGALRPIIVSLIKGNIFTLEFILSFSGSVSAAILMLIFKKMGDKKISIKGVSIIGGITHNLVQFVVIYIMTLNKLLLFYLPLLLFFGGVSGFIIGLITQFLINRVKKFEDEEKLTPW is encoded by the coding sequence ATGCAATCTCAGAATAGGATAAGGAAACTTACGATACTCTCTTTGGTGCTTGCATCAGGAATCGCTTTGAATCTTGTTGAGCCTCCCTTCCTTTTCTTTCTTGCACCTGGGATAAAGATCGGTTTCTCAAATATTGCAACACTATTTGCCCTATACTACTTTGGAGGGGTTGAAGCAATCTTGATAGGAGCTTTAAGACCTATCATAGTCTCCCTTATAAAAGGAAACATTTTTACACTGGAATTTATATTAAGCTTTTCAGGTTCTGTCTCTGCGGCAATTCTTATGCTTATTTTTAAAAAGATGGGGGATAAGAAAATCTCAATAAAGGGGGTAAGTATCATTGGTGGAATTACACACAATTTAGTACAATTTGTGGTGATATACATTATGACTCTAAACAAACTACTCCTTTTTTACCTTCCGTTGCTCTTGTTTTTTGGTGGAGTGAGCGGATTTATAATAGGATTGATTACACAGTTTCTAATTAACAGGGTAAAGAAGTTTGAGGATGAGGAAAAACTTACTCCCTGGTAA